From one Anoplolepis gracilipes chromosome 8, ASM4749672v1, whole genome shotgun sequence genomic stretch:
- the Impl2 gene encoding neural/ectodermal development factor IMP-L2 isoform X1 — MRLYLSNFAHLLVIVAVSSVTLGNPLAFLLLNTSYTRANVDQSIATNRLTSDIKPAGERKHPGFTSTWTSIIQNPPDSLEAAVGSRVELQCEVTGTPPPQVYWITGNEPERQIQELTMRVQEVSNAVSMDREFAQISSTYVIDCVRPEDQGLKYCVSVSENIVAQSTATVLLVNTTRTTVCSSESQPTITLHSPWRFAIQRKTVILPCRAAGQPAPYLFWIDNMGNTISLTTHTRHTVLANGDLQITDLEWGDMGQYTCKVQSGYTEKSVSTFLYPVGTRNKTNGNSRIKRT; from the exons ATGCGGTTGTATCTCTCGAACTTTGCGCACCTTCTGGTGATCGTTGCCGTGTCCAGTGTAACCCTGGGTAATCCTTTGGCATTCTTACTACTGAATACATCGTACACGCGGGCAAATGTTGACCAGTCCATCGCGACGAATAGACTGACAAGTGATATTAAGCCGGCCGGCGAGAGAAAG CACCCAGGCTTTACATCGACTTGGACCAGCATTATACAGAATCCGCCAGATTCCTTGGAAGCCGCCGTCgg gaGTCGCGTGGAATTGCAATGCGAGGTAACTGGAACTCCACCGCCTCAAGTCTACTGGATAACCGGAAATGAACCGGAAAGACAG ATTCAGGAATTGACCATGCGGGTCCAAGAAGTGAGTAATGCCGTATCCATGGATAGGGAATTCGCTCAAATCTCTTCCACGTATGTGATCGATTGCGTCAGGCCTGAAGATCAAGGTTTAAAGTATTGTGTATCCGTATCTGAAAATATAGTGGCCCAATCGACAGCAACGGTACTCTTGGTTAATA CAACCAGAACAACCGTATGCAGCAGCGAAAGTCAACCTACCATCACCTTGCACTCTCCCTGGAGATTCGCTATTCAACGGAAAACGGTGATTCTTCCGTGCAGAGCCGCTGGTCAACCGGCGCCTTATCTATTTTGGATAGACAACATGGGCAACACCATAAGTCTCACCACACATACGAGACATACCGTTCTCGCTAATGGCGATCTGCAGATAACGGATCTCGAATGGGGCGACATGGGTCAATACACTTGCAAGGTGCAATCGGGATATACGGAGAAGAGTGTATCCACATTTCTGTATCCCGTAG GAACCAGGAATAAGACAAACGGAAAT
- the Impl2 gene encoding neural/ectodermal development factor IMP-L2 isoform X3, with translation MRLYLSNFAHLLVIVAVSSVTLGNPLAFLLLNTSYTRANVDQSIATNRLTSDIKPAGERKHPGFTSTWTSIIQNPPDSLEAAVGSRVELQCEVTGTPPPQVYWITGNEPERQIQELTMRVQEVSNAVSMDREFAQISSTYVIDCVRPEDQGLKYCVSVSENIVAQSTATVLLVNTTRTTVCSSESQPTITLHSPWRFAIQRKTVILPCRAAGQPAPYLFWIDNMGNTISLTTHTRHTVLANGDLQITDLEWGDMGQYTCKVQSGYTEKSVSTFLYPEPGIRQTEIPA, from the exons ATGCGGTTGTATCTCTCGAACTTTGCGCACCTTCTGGTGATCGTTGCCGTGTCCAGTGTAACCCTGGGTAATCCTTTGGCATTCTTACTACTGAATACATCGTACACGCGGGCAAATGTTGACCAGTCCATCGCGACGAATAGACTGACAAGTGATATTAAGCCGGCCGGCGAGAGAAAG CACCCAGGCTTTACATCGACTTGGACCAGCATTATACAGAATCCGCCAGATTCCTTGGAAGCCGCCGTCgg gaGTCGCGTGGAATTGCAATGCGAGGTAACTGGAACTCCACCGCCTCAAGTCTACTGGATAACCGGAAATGAACCGGAAAGACAG ATTCAGGAATTGACCATGCGGGTCCAAGAAGTGAGTAATGCCGTATCCATGGATAGGGAATTCGCTCAAATCTCTTCCACGTATGTGATCGATTGCGTCAGGCCTGAAGATCAAGGTTTAAAGTATTGTGTATCCGTATCTGAAAATATAGTGGCCCAATCGACAGCAACGGTACTCTTGGTTAATA CAACCAGAACAACCGTATGCAGCAGCGAAAGTCAACCTACCATCACCTTGCACTCTCCCTGGAGATTCGCTATTCAACGGAAAACGGTGATTCTTCCGTGCAGAGCCGCTGGTCAACCGGCGCCTTATCTATTTTGGATAGACAACATGGGCAACACCATAAGTCTCACCACACATACGAGACATACCGTTCTCGCTAATGGCGATCTGCAGATAACGGATCTCGAATGGGGCGACATGGGTCAATACACTTGCAAGGTGCAATCGGGATATACGGAGAAGAGTGTATCCACATTTCTGTATCCC GAACCAGGAATAAGACAAACGGAAAT
- the Impl2 gene encoding neural/ectodermal development factor IMP-L2 isoform X2: MRLYLSNFAHLLVIVAVSSVTLGNPLAFLLLNTSYTRANVDQSIATNRLTSDIKPAGERKHPGFTSTWTSIIQNPPDSLEAAVGSRVELQCEVTGTPPPQVYWITGNEPERQIQELTMRVQEVSNAVSMDREFAQISSTYVIDCVRPEDQGLKYCVSVSENIVAQSTATVLLVNTTRTTVCSSESQPTITLHSPWRFAIQRKTVILPCRAAGQPAPYLFWIDNMGNTISLTTHTRHTVLANGDLQITDLEWGDMGQYTCKVQSGYTEKSVSTFLYPVGNEPGIRQTEIPA; this comes from the exons ATGCGGTTGTATCTCTCGAACTTTGCGCACCTTCTGGTGATCGTTGCCGTGTCCAGTGTAACCCTGGGTAATCCTTTGGCATTCTTACTACTGAATACATCGTACACGCGGGCAAATGTTGACCAGTCCATCGCGACGAATAGACTGACAAGTGATATTAAGCCGGCCGGCGAGAGAAAG CACCCAGGCTTTACATCGACTTGGACCAGCATTATACAGAATCCGCCAGATTCCTTGGAAGCCGCCGTCgg gaGTCGCGTGGAATTGCAATGCGAGGTAACTGGAACTCCACCGCCTCAAGTCTACTGGATAACCGGAAATGAACCGGAAAGACAG ATTCAGGAATTGACCATGCGGGTCCAAGAAGTGAGTAATGCCGTATCCATGGATAGGGAATTCGCTCAAATCTCTTCCACGTATGTGATCGATTGCGTCAGGCCTGAAGATCAAGGTTTAAAGTATTGTGTATCCGTATCTGAAAATATAGTGGCCCAATCGACAGCAACGGTACTCTTGGTTAATA CAACCAGAACAACCGTATGCAGCAGCGAAAGTCAACCTACCATCACCTTGCACTCTCCCTGGAGATTCGCTATTCAACGGAAAACGGTGATTCTTCCGTGCAGAGCCGCTGGTCAACCGGCGCCTTATCTATTTTGGATAGACAACATGGGCAACACCATAAGTCTCACCACACATACGAGACATACCGTTCTCGCTAATGGCGATCTGCAGATAACGGATCTCGAATGGGGCGACATGGGTCAATACACTTGCAAGGTGCAATCGGGATATACGGAGAAGAGTGTATCCACATTTCTGTATCCCGTAGGTAAC GAACCAGGAATAAGACAAACGGAAAT